DNA from Salvelinus namaycush isolate Seneca chromosome 14, SaNama_1.0, whole genome shotgun sequence:
AGACAATGGAAGTGCAGAGGGGGGTCAGTGGTGGATTGTGGAGCAATGCACTCCTGGACAGGGGCACATCCAGAGCAGCTGCCACAAGCTTGAGATAGTGGTGTTCAACGACAAAGTCAGTCCCCCCAGCCTGGATGCTCTTGCAGGACAGGGGTAGGTTAAAAAACAAAACCGTCGCAATGCTGCCCCAGGAGCTATTTACATTTTGATAGGACTATCCTTTTAACTTGTTGATTTGTTCTCACTGCTAAATAAAGTCTCTTTCTGCCCTTTTCCATGGAATCCTATATGCTAAATGTTGCTTGTCTGGCCTCGACCTTCAACCTGATTCCACCTTGCTACGGCAGAATCGTGGGCCTGTACATGTCTGTGGTGCTGGTCGTCGGGAAGTTTGTCAGGGAATTCTTCAACGGGATATCCCGCTCCATTATGTTTGAGGAGCTGCCATGTGTGGATCGAGTGTTGAAGCTCTGCACGGACATCTTTGTTGTGCGAGAGACTGGCGAGATGGAGCTGGAGGAAACACTGTTTGAGAAGCTCATCTTCCTGTATCGCTCACCGGAGACCATGATCAAGATTACCAGAGAGAAGAGCGACTAGAGAGCATGATGACATTTGTTATGAAGAGGACGATTTGGCTTTTGGTTCTTATCTGCGGTGTATTCATcacgccgattctgttgcaaaatgtttgcAACAGAAACCGTTCACtcgaaacagggagggacctacctaAATTTAAGAACCAAACAGCTTCCATTGCAAgatgtaatgaatacacccctggagtTGCACTTTTGATTGTACAATGCATGCATTTTTTCAGTGACTTATGATTTTACAACGTTAGACCATAGGCCAATCagaagtgttcctaatgttaaacaatttaattgaAGATTAGTTGCATCATAGATACAAATCTCTTGTATAAAGCTGATAGAAATACATTATGTAGAACagacctgcttctctctctcaacatTCTGTAACTTTACACACTGAACACGACCCTGTTTCGCTCCACTGAAAAGCTAATCTAAAAGTATTCGTTCTCATTTCACACTGTAGTTCATGAACAGCATTTAattcaataaataaaatatttgaaCTACAAGACCAAGTTCAGAGCTTTTAGCCTACTTTTACATGTGTTCACTTTTTATGAGCCACTTACAGTTAATGTTGCCAGGTAAGGCATGAGTTTATCAATCTAGCAGACAATTCTTTTTAGATGGGAGTTTTATTTCATTTTCTTAATTACAAATTAAAGGGGAAAAATCCATTCTGTTAAATCTTCCGTCTCTCGACAAATCTAGATGTAACCCTTGCGTTGTCATCCATCACAAAGATATGTTGGCCGGGACAGTGACAGATCCTCTTGGCCCCGAAGAACATCCATTACATGATGACGTACTCAGATCCTGCAGGATAAAGCGTGTCAAGTTAAACTGATCTTAGAAACTATGAACTAGTGATGGTAGCTAGCTATTTGTTGAGAACTGCAGATTATCAGAGTAATGACCATAGACAATCTGATAGAGCTGATATTGTCCCACTATGGGCGTTAAGGTGTGTTGATAATCTGCAGTTCTGTAGTGTTCTATGTCTATGGTAATGACAAATACCTGACATGCTTACTTGGCAGCTGCAGTaagtacaatttttttttatcagGTGTGATAGCAAGAGCAGATGAGGAAATATAGTGTGATGGTTAGTGGGTGGTAGATGAATTGAAGTCCAGCATCTCCACCTCTTATCCCAAATACTGTAGTGATTAATGATTTGTCTTTTCAATACTTACATGCTACAGCCTTTGGTACGTAGACTTTGACGCTGGACTCGGCAACCTTCAGTGCCTCGACTTTGAACTGGGGTTTCAGTGCCGCACGGACTGCACTTGCGCAGATCGCAGAGAAGCGAATGTAGCTGCAGAGGACACAGATAATCACACTTTAGCCAACAGGCTGAGGCTAGCATCTGAATTATACTTAATTCATTGTCATGTGTTCTTAAACCACGACGATACGTATAACAAAATGAGTGGTACCACACTAATTAAGACAATTGATATAACTCACGGGAAACACGTTAGGAAGCTTGTCAAGTTCATTGAACGTGTTAGCATTCCGGCTAGCTGGATAGTCATATCCATCACATCAGAGCTCTCAAGCAAATATGCAATTTAGTAACTACATAATTTAAGTGCATCACCTTACAATCAGAATACAAGCAAAATGTAAtattgtaaaaaaatgtaatattacCTAAGGCCAGCTTGTCTCCAGTATGCAACCATTTTTCCAGCGATGTTTCGTTCAAGGACAACTCGGAAATGTGCGTGATGACGTCTTTAGGGTTGACCCGTCTTCTTCTTTGGGATTTGGTTGGCGGATCGCATCCACATTGTAAAtgcatacaccgccacctactgtactggtgtGTGATGCCATTCACGGCCTACCTACattaaattattgtattttttatttaaactttatttaactaggcaagtcagttaaaaacaaacttcctacaaacttccgacttcaactgtatgtattaaaattatacacttcaacagtgtttaccactacTGCCCTATCaatggtggcaggtagcctagtggttagagtgttagacATGTAACTGAAAGGTTACAAAATgtaatccctgagctgacaagatgaaaagctgtcgttcgacccctgaacaaggcagttaacccactgttcctaggctgttattgaaaataagaatttgttcttaactgacttgcctagttaaataaaaaaaatgattacacattgtaactatgcaatagactagaaacatgatttaagtaaaggctgatttgtaattcatatatacagaataaaaaacagTACATCCTGCCAGCATGCCCCACAAGTGTACTGAATGATGTGTGGAAGAGAGTGAGGAACGAGATGGGTGTAACAATCCAGGCTATTTGCTCTGAGACAGGCATAATAATGTAACGAAGCGAGCAGttttctagcccgaagtccagcatgCTATTGACTGTGCCCAAATGTGACCCAATTATGGTTGGGGCCAATTGTGGCTAAAAACACTTCATCaacacggtcccgtgtggctcagttggtagagcatggcgcttgcaacgccagggttgtgggttcatttcccacggggggaccaggatgaatatgtattaactttccaatttgtaagtcgctctggataagagcgtctgctaaatgacttaaatgtaatcaACTGGAATCTTTAATATGTGGAAAGGGGAAGAGGTATGATTATTAGTTTTTCACAAGCGTagcaggatgggctattagctgaacTATAGACTATTCAGCCTTTACTAAAGAAATGTCTAATagctgagctaggtgtgaaccacCCCTCCCCAAATTGAGCTAGGTAtgaaccccccctccccaacttgcaacaaatcatTTGTATCTATCTTTCCACATCTACCTACACACTTATCTACCTACACACGGTTAATGTTctgagagaaaaatatatatatatatatatacagttgaagtcggaagtttacatacacttaggttgcagtcattaaaactcgtttttcaaccactccacaaatttcttgttaacaaactaaagttttggcaagtcggttaggacatctactttgtgcatgacacaagttatttttccaacaattgtttacagacagattatttcacttataattcactgtatcacaattccagtgggtcagaagtttacatacactaagttgactgtgcctttaaacagcttggaaaattccagcaaattatgtcatggctttagaagcttctgataggctaattgacataattttagtcaattggagatgtacctgtggatatatttcaaggcctaccttcaaactcagtgcctctttgcttgacatcatgggaaaatcaaaagaaatcagccaagacctcagaaaaaaattgtagacctccacaagtctagtttaTCCTTGGGAGgatacatcagtcaggaagttaaagcttggtccaaatgggtctttcaaatggacaatgaccccaagcatacttccaaagttttggaaaatggcttaaggacaacaaggtcaaggtattggagtggtcatcacaaagccctgacctcaatcctatagaacatttctgggcagaactgaaagtgtgtgcgtgcaaggaggcctacaaacctgactcagttacaccagttctgtcaggaggaataggccaaaatgcacccaacttattgtgggaagcttgtggaaggctacctgacacgtttgacccaagttaaacaatttaaaggtgatgctaccaaatactaattgagtgtatgtaaacttctgacccactgggaatgtgatgaaataaataaaagctgaaataaatcattctccctattattctgacatttcacattcttaaaataaagtggtgatcctaactgacctaagacatggaatttttacttggattgaatgtcaggaattgtgaaactcagtttaaatgtatttggctaaggtgtatgtaaacttccgacctcaactgtatatTTTGGTCATGGCTccctagtggcgcagcggtctaaggcactgcttctcagtgcaagaggctttACTACAGTCCCTAGTTCGAATTCAGGCTGCATCCTACcatgattgggagtgccatagggcggctcacaattggcccagcgtcatccgggtttggttggggtaggccttcattgtaaataagaatttgttcttacctgacttgcctagttaaataaaggttacatttaaaaaaacaactggTGGCAACCGCAGCGTAATCAGGAGGTGAACAGTGgctggtgctgaaaatatagctaACTTGTTATGCGAGTGTTGCACACCAACAGATGGAGATGGAGCCTAGACCTATagaaaataacttaactggctgaggaaggctatgaggcttaacagcctaatagaagtaggattttttttat
Protein-coding regions in this window:
- the LOC120058977 gene encoding ATP synthase subunit epsilon, mitochondrial-like; the encoded protein is MVAYWRQAGLSYIRFSAICASAVRAALKPQFKVEALKVAESSVKVYVPKAVA